Proteins encoded in a region of the Qingrenia yutianensis genome:
- a CDS encoding ATP:cob(I)alamin adenosyltransferase, giving the protein MMKIYTKTGDGGYSDILGKRVKKSDKIFALVGTVDKLNAVLSLGVNFCADDKVKSEILALQSEIVKLNGKISGYGEFDFDVSQFEERIDFYSEKTVGFSLYNMPQKRDSSFFNLARTICRDAERTAVEIGSENTGLIRYLNRMSDYLYAVGKYLDI; this is encoded by the coding sequence ATGATGAAAATTTATACCAAAACGGGCGACGGGGGTTACAGCGATATTTTGGGCAAACGCGTGAAAAAATCGGATAAGATTTTCGCGCTTGTCGGCACGGTTGACAAGCTTAACGCGGTGTTGAGCCTCGGCGTGAATTTTTGCGCAGACGATAAAGTGAAAAGCGAGATTTTGGCTTTGCAAAGCGAAATTGTAAAGCTTAACGGAAAAATTTCGGGATACGGCGAGTTTGATTTTGACGTGTCGCAGTTTGAAGAAAGAATAGATTTTTACAGTGAAAAAACGGTCGGATTTTCGCTTTATAATATGCCTCAAAAAAGGGACAGCTCATTTTTTAATCTTGCGCGCACAATCTGCCGTGACGCGGAGCGCACTGCGGTGGAAATTGGCAGCGAAAACACCGGTTTGATACGGTATTTAAACAGAATGTCCGACTACCTTTATGCGGTCGGAAAATATCTTGACATTTAG